agggcaatGATTCTCTTCGCTGCTCTGACCTCGGACATTGCCTTGGGGGAGCAGCCAGCCTTGTGGAGGTgtcggacctgccggtggtgtctgtgcaggacaaatatcatgtagccactggccatgCTCATGAGTCCCACGAAGAATATATCACGGAGGGAGAGCACCACTGCGAACGCCAGGGTTGAGCCTGCACTGGTCCTGATGGAAGAGCAGTATTTCAGGAGGATGACCCTATTTATACTGGTGCTGTTACTAGGTCCCACGGTGTCCATCGGTGTAGTCACGTCAAAGAGCAGATTGAGGATccagaagaagaggcaggaggggaggatgtaCTTGGGGAACTGGGTTTTGACTCCTGCCCACTGGGTGAGGCCAGGGCTGATGGTGACAGCCTGcaagacgctcaggaggcaggtggtgcagatggcaagaCCCCGTGCCACCCAATAAATGTATAAGAGGATTTTACAACCAACATCATCCAGGAAATTATTCAGCCCCCAAGAAGACAGGATGTCAGCGATCCCTCGGCTGAGAAGGGCCATGTTGTTGGCCAGGGCCAGGTGGGCTAGGATCAGGTCCCGAGGATTCAGCTGATGGGTGGTGGAGACCACGTTTGCATACACCAGGAGGAGGAACACATTCCCTGAGACCCCAAAGACAATTTGTAACAGAAAAAGAATCCCAAAGCCATGTTCATtggcatccattctcttcactcgGCTGTATCAGAAGAGATCTTCAGTAGTACAGTCTGGAAAATGAGAGAACTAGAGAGAAACAAATATACACATTGAGAGATACAGTCAGAGAGTGTCAAGAgtcagaggaaaggacagaaagacaaagagtcacagagagagaggagatgagggagagagggggcagaaggagtGACAGAaatcaaaccatcaatcagtggtatttattgagcattccctctgtgtagaccactgttctaagagctttggagaatacagtacaacacaattaggaGACATTCCCTCCCAAATATcaaccttactgtctagagggtagGAAACAGATACATGTAGAAATGTAGGCAACCAACCTGCTACCTCTCACATGTCAAGTGAGAGTTCTACCACTTCAGTTTATTCCCCTCAGAGAGTCAACAGAGAgacggaggaagagagaggtagaATTGGTGAATTAGATGGAGATGGTAAGGCAGTGAATCCAAGTCAGTAAGAGACAGTGTGAgtcaaagagagacagaaagactatagatagagacaagtcaaggagggagagacagatggagatgaagatttctgAGAGACTCAGAAATCCATCCCTCATTGGCATTctatgagcagttactgtgttcagagcactgtaataagtgtttgggaaggtaaAATGAAACAGTTGATagaaagaatccctgcccacgatgagcataCAATCCAGGAGGAAGACATACATTAGGGTTTTTATATATtacaaagctccttatcttcccacccaaaaccctgtcctcttcttgactttcccatcactgaagaaacTCTCCATCCTCCGCATCTCACAGACccctaaccttagcattatccttgactcctctctctctctttcaacacaCTTATACTATCcttcaccagatcctgtcagttataCCTTCAGAACATAGctcaaatctgccttttcctccccatccaaactgttaccacgttaatagaatcactcattctatcccacctagattactgcatcagcttccttgctgacctcccaacctcctgtctctctcccctccaattcacacttcactccactctcCGGTCCTCTTTCTacaaaaaaagttcaggacatttcacccccctcctcccttctcaaaaatctccagtggttgcacatccatctccaatacaaaaactcctcaccattggctttaaaacactccatcatcttcaaccctccaacctcaccttgcttctctccttctataacccagctcacatacttcactcctctaatgctaaccttcccatgGTGCCCCTAAACGTGGCTCTTTCATCACTGCTGACCCTTCGCACACATCCAGCCCTGAGC
This genomic interval from Ornithorhynchus anatinus isolate Pmale09 unplaced genomic scaffold, mOrnAna1.pri.v4 scaffold_198_arrow_ctg1, whole genome shotgun sequence contains the following:
- the ORNANAV1R3032 gene encoding vomeronasal 1 receptor ornAnaV1R3032, with product MDANEHGFGILFLLQIVFGVSGNVFLLLVYANVVSTTHQLNPRDLILAHLALANNMALLSRGIADILSSWGLNNFLDDVGCKILLYIYWVARGLAICTTCLLSVLQAVTISPGLTQWAGVKTQFPKYILPSCLFFWILNLLFDVTTPMDTVGPSNSTSINRVILLKYCSSIRTSAGSTLAFAVVLSLRDIFFVGLMSMASGYMIFVLHRHHRQVRHLHKAGCSPKAMSEVRAAKRIIALVTLYVLFYGQNTITLSFLLNMKINSTLILNSNGIMSLMFSAVSPFLMILSDRRLRMFWKRDSHTPN